From the genome of Plectropomus leopardus isolate mb chromosome 4, YSFRI_Pleo_2.0, whole genome shotgun sequence:
aaaaataaagataaaataataataaattaattataacaacaacaacaacaacaacaataataatataattatatctTAAACCTTAAAGATGCCCTATGGAGTTTTTGAGAGTTGCTGGcagtaacacacaaacaaacactgcaatGTGCCAACAAAGGCAGTGAAGAACAACaatgtttacaagaaaactccacgGGGCACCTTTATCAAAACAGTGTTCATGCTCTATCAGCAGCACTGACTTTGTAGTAATCTTCCGACTGTTTGCGAAACTCCGGCGAATCATTCTCAGCGACGGCCACGATGATGTGACAGTTGGAGGAGGACACTTTGAGCTGAGGGACCAGCTTGCTGGGGCTGTTTCTCACCGCCACCTCCCTGCCGACAGGAGACACCCGGGGGACAGAGGAGTCAAATACTGACTGGCACGACAGACCAGCAGAGGACaattgcgcacacacacaaacacacatatggggacatttacatgcacagttctACAAAGACACTCACAACACTCTTACAGCGCTCTCCAGATTATTTTTAGATATCAAAATCTTCAAGACAAAAGCAGTAGAATTCATCAAATAATATGAATTAGACAAgcttaaaatcctgaaaagaTTATATGTGTGTCAAGGCCTCTTTTGTAAGAAATACCAAATGTTTACACATATAACAATTCTCTTTTAGCAAATCTGTAACTGTGTTGACATTATTATGCCAAATGGGTTCTGTTTCCacaaaaagttcacaaaagcaTGCACATCGCAACGGCAAAAGGCTAAGTGCTGGACAAAAGGTaatacaagagaagaaaaaaaacacactagaTTATGCTTCCATGAGTACTTAATATAACTACTACCGAGGTGATGTTTCAAGCTCAAAATGTCACCTCTAATTATATTAATTCaattatgttaaatattaatgagAGTATGATATAGTGAGcgtactttcttttttcttctcctggGTCCTGTATCTACACAAGTGTTTctaattttttactttaaagagCAGGTAACAATTAGATCACTACAGTTCATGTAATTGCACACAGGGTGCAGTTACATGCACTAAAGTAAGGAACTTACTCTGTCATCTTCAAAGGCTCGTTGACGTAGGTGGACAGGATGGGCAGGAGGTCATATATGCCACTGACTAGGAAAGCACCTGTGAGAAAATTAGGTAAAACATAAAGTTAAACATATATCAGCTATACagcatttttgtctttaccTTATATTTTTGAGCATCTTTAATGTCAGTATAACAAGGAAAAGCTCTGCCATGTCAGTCACTTGTGATGGTCCTTACCTTTGATCTGAGGAGTGATGCTGTACTGCGACCAGTCAGTGGAGAGGACCATTGCAGCCAGGTGAGCCCCAGCAGAGTGACCACACAGGTACAGACCGCTGTGGGAGAAAACGACTTCATAAAACGCAAACTGAGACACAGAGTGGATTTGATATGCTGCCGTTTGAGCTTTTTCTGAATGGCAAAGTCGCAGAGTTGgagttaacatttaaaaaaaaatacagctaacttgaattaaactgatattttatcAGAAAAGAAGCATGAGTACCTGATGTGCGAATACTGCTGAACAACAGACACAATACTCCTGCGTACTTGAGACACCATCAGGTCCATGTTGCCTGAAAAAGAAGTAAAGCTAAtcatcatttctcttttttcccaaaaacagaaatatcctTGTCAGACATAAAAAGGCTCTACCTTTTGGGGCGATGTCATAGCCGACGGCAACCACAACTACGCCCTTATCAACGAGGGGGACAGCCATGAATCCCGACTCCTCCTTGCTGTGTGAGCACAAAGTATCAATatgaaaaacttgaaaaaataatctaaatctgCATTGTGACAGAAGAGACCAAAACTCTGTACCTGAGGAACTGCCAGTAGCCTCCATGAAGGTAAATAACAAGGGGAACATCTGAAACAGAGGGAGCCAAACCTGTTACTCTTCGTGCCTTATCTATACGTCTGTATATCAGAAGCATGCCAGTCAGGTGGTGTTTTCATCATGGCGGTCACACATGTCCGTACCCAGAGAATTGGTGCTGGGTATGTAGACATCCAGTTTCTCTCCATCTCCGTCCCCATATGGCACATTGGGCAACATTTGAGCCAGACCACGGGCACGCTCCGTACCTGGACACACACGGTATCAAAGAAACAATGAGGCGATTAATACAGTGATACTTTATTAATTTGTCTACCTTCAAAgctattattttaacatttctggGTGTATTAGGTCATTGTGGACAATGCTGTAGATTATTGTGAGCAATACTGCATTTTAGCATCAATCCAACGCAGTGTTTTGTTAGGTAATTCACTGGATTAGacaaaagttgttttattcataaACAGTTTCTCATGGGGCTCCATGGAGGAACAGAGATacttcagattttttaattggGGTTGGTACTTAGCTATAGtaagtgtattacatacagtagatgtcaatcagcacgcccccagtttCGAGAAGGAGGCTGGAGTCTGAGTGTACGCTcttttgagagtattttcactgctgttCCTCTGTCAGACAGGTAGATTCATGACTTCACTTCCCCATCTGTGTtgttgtcaaagccaccagactccactgacaaaaactcattttgtgtgactttggtgaatgatctgtatctgcgttttattaAATGAtggctgataaaattaattaattaaaaagtgcaaagataGTGTCAACATGGgagtattttttactttgtaaaacctcaggaggctagtttcagttttgattaaacatttgcagaggcatttaatcaaagttttgtgttggagtttgtgatGTTCCAGATTCTaagtattgacagaaatattttcacttttattgtaaatgcatatcagtttcaaatattggttatcgtCGCATTAACTACTCATAATCAgcatcagccctgaaaaaacaatattggttgACCCCTAGATATAATGGCTTTATTTCCCCAATGATTATCACTGTATAACAGCAAGGTACAGTAGTGAAATACTGATATTGCTTGCTATAGGCAGCTacaatacattttgttgttgaccCGTCTgcagcagtagattgcttaaCTTCAAAGtgggactccagcctgcttctcaaAACTGAGGGCATGCAAAATGACATCTACAATGGAGAAGTAATAtaatacaaccccacttcaaaacaTCTGAACTCACTGTATTAGGGCACCGATCATGACTGGCAACAATCCTGTTTCTAGTCCAGTTGGGGACCTTTGGTGCATGTGTTCTCCATCACTCTCCCCTGACTCACAGTCACCTCCCTGCTGACTGCTCTCTAATTAAGGTATCAAATTAAAGTGTATACCATTCATTTTCAAGTTTCCACCTTGTGCAGAAACATATACAATCAAAATCCTATTATATAACAATCAAATTTCTACAGCAAGAGAAAGGGACAACAATTCTTTAGGGGGCCTCATTTCCATTTTACCCCTTAAAGCTCTAGTTACAAAACCTGGCAGAGTATGCTCCCCAAATTCAATGAAACTCCCAAATATGTATAGTCCGCCAGGAACATGTACAAGAGAAGGagcatgtgtttttgcaggatgttttttttctttgtaaaatataatgtttacaCAATCCATAGATGAAGTTGATCTTCACATAACTAGTATAAAATAGTCGCCAATGTGTAACTTGTATGACCCTTTcagccattattattattattatcattattattattattatgacaataataaaacGCGTCAAATGGACTATATTTAGGCAGCCTACGTTGTGTAGGTCAAAACACGCTTTAAGATTATGCATCATATCTCGGGTTACTGATATCCGACAGGGAAAGCACCTGACGCCGTTGGCCTGCCTGTTCGGCTCAACCGGATTTCTGTGTGCATTGCTGCTGATTAACATCTTAGCTTCAAAACACACCGACCTTCCTTTAAAGCCTTCACGTGAGCCTTGATCACGTCGTCCGCCGACATCCTGTGCGACCACCGGCTGGGTGAATACTGCCTCTCGAGCTCCTGTCACACGGGGAGACTGCTGTCAGCCGGGCGGCCATGAaaaccgacacacacacaccaccatgAGCCGCcgacacacacagtaaacacgGTAAACAGCGCCCTCCCCTGCTATTATTAACCCCCTGCTCCAGAGAAGGCGACACTATTAATGTGAGTTCATTCATGGCATGTCGGTGTTAAAATAAGAACTGCTGCtattcagtggtggaagaatCAAGCCGAGTCCATTTAGATCATTTTACTtcacactttgaaacctggactgtcatcattttttaatttttttaatgtgctgcgttcagacgcatttcacaagctatttgaccctttgaaagctTGAGcgaattgacttgatttctttcgaaaacaggCAATGACAAATTTGGCAAGataattagtaaaatgtgatcagaaaattaccttaaaaaggGTCCAGAAAAACGTtctaattatattaattttatactcaaaattatattacagaaaaaaacttaacttcTGTAGTATTGTAGcctattaaaaacacacacacacacacacacacatatatatatatatatatatatatatatatatatatatatatatatataaaacttaaCTTGTGTAGTATCGTAGCCTagtaaaaacatatatatatatatatagtaaggTAAGGTAACTTTATACCTGTAGGTACATTAGGTTTACAGTGAGTGAGTCAGCCTcctttttacacatacaatTGACAGCACAGGACAggtactatatatatatatatatatatatatatatatatatatatatatatatatatatatatatatatatatatatatatatattcaaaccaatttgctcctgtttcaaagggttgattaAAAGTAGAGGAGACCATAGTTGTAAAAGTACTGTTTTAAAAACCTTAATTTGTGTAGTACTGTAACCTTAAAACCCTTACTTAAGTACTTACTAAAAGTATGagagtattatcagcaaaatgtacttaaaatagGCCTACTACACAATGCTAAAGTATTGCATTGTGCAGTTAAATGttcactgtctgtgttttagtattatgtatgatttttttgactGACTATGTTGCATGTTACTTGTCAATGTTTAAAAGGCTGTTCTGAAAGCTGCTTCTGAAAAGAAACTGCTGTCACttaatgtagtgcagtaaaagtacaatatttacttCTGGGATGCAATGGAGTACAAGTATAAAGTAAGATGAAATGGAAATAGTTAGATCAAGAACAAGTATAGCCTGCCTTAAACTTGTAGCCTACTTACATACAACACATGAGTTAATGTTACTTATGAATTAGTCTACATCCACAGGAACTATGCAAGACTTATTTTAAATGGCATATTATAAGCACACAGTTAGAGAGATATCTAGCTATCATAattctccaacacacacacagcagaggaaaaagggaaataacACTCAAATTCAAACTCTTACATCTTTCTTCATTTTAGTCCAGTGCATCATTTTATCCTCTGAAGAGATCAAACTCGCCGAAAGTCTGCTGACAGATAGATCTGAGCCACATGTAAGCAACTGCGTTAGCCCACTAAATTGGACTTTGGACTACACAACTGACTgcaatctaaaaaacaaaacaaaaaacaaaaaaaaagcctgtttgCTGCCGGGttaaaaggaggaagagaaagataCTGCAGCTGTTTCCtgcattaataataacaaatgtgaCCAATGTGGACACGGTGCAGCTGCATGCAAGGAAGTAAATGTTTAAGCATTTTGATTTGAGACTACTCGCCTATAGGCTACAGGCTTTATGTTTTGGGCTCTTAAGCAGCCAGTCACCAAATATTGGATTGTTAGGACTATtacaaatgtgctttacaataaacatttttattggtattagataaaataaacttaaataaaaaatcagtagTCCCAGGACCTCCAAAAAGCTAGTCGATGATGGTCTTAGATGATCCTGACCCAGTGTGACCAGCCTGTCAAGCTGTGCACATTCATGCTTATGCATAACACACGACAGAAGACTTAactgatttatgccctttgcttttcatacttccccCTCTCATGACATAGTTATTTGTAAAGACTCAAGGACATTGATTTGGATGGTTTCAATTTTACAGGAACTTCAAGGAATAAACCAGCTAGAGCGACCATTGCAAGCTGGTATgcccagctaaaccatcaaaaatgatgcaaaaaaacatatctcAAGGTGgccaagctgttttttttttatagcaggGAAGTTCAAAAAGTAACACTAATCAAAGTAGTATTCAGAATTTAAGGTGGGTTTTCTTGTTAATTACCAAAAAAGTGTCCCAAATTACCTGACTTCAGCCTACTACTTATTCTACAGCTCTGCTGCACATTACATGGGCATTTTGTTCAGAGATTCAAATGATGCCAGTAAGATCCGACCATACCTGTATGTTCTCTTACCTTTGTTCTATGCAATAAAAAAGGAGTAAACAATCAAAAAGCGCTCCCCGCCGTGCGTCTGACGTCCATGACGTCCTGCGCTCTGATGGTCAGCTTTGGCGCCAGCGCACTTCCGTCTCGTCTCTGTTTGGTTCAAAGATTCACGTGACTCTTCGCCCATTGGttaattttcacataaaaacaaacccacaaCCACCGGCGCGCCAGATTCAACGTTTAGCTTCAAGACAACTTTTCCGGGGGAATGCAttagtaatttatttgtttatatatttaacccttttttaaaaatttttttactgtaacattttttttttgcaaaaaatggacTGTATCGATTTTCCGAGAGTTCTTCCAAATTCCCCGAGGAAGACACGAGGGCAAATACAGGTTCGTATGACTAATGTAAAGTTAACGTCTTAATTCACGAGGCTTAAATGAATACAGATAATCACGACATTGTATAAGCTAGCGATAGATGTGTACatcaaagaaatgtcatttatgtatttttcactttcagctcTGTTGACTTCTAACTGTACCGACTAAACAGCTCCTCACTGTTGTTTGCAGGTCATCTTTGGACCGATGTTTTCAGGCAAAAGGTTAGTTAttcaccaaaaacataaaaaagcgTCAGTAcattagtttctttttaaaagattcatgtttctttttaaggtaatattaaaacaatattccGCGCAGACTTCAACATCCGCCAAATATCTTTCTATTGTTTACCCAGCTGCCATCTACGTGTTGTGACGCGTACAGTGCTACAGTGTGCTCATTATACTGACACGTTATAGGACCACTTAACATTTATATTGCACATGATATTTAacaacaatgcattttttatggctGAATCGTGTACTCTGTTTTAAGTTGTGATCCTGTAAATTGCATAATTTTGTTGACGCATTTTGACTGACATGTTTATGTTAATTGTGATGTCATGTTCACAGTGTTAAGGCAGTTATGCTTAATTAAGGAAGGGATCAGTTAGAGAGTTCAGAGTTACCAGTTTTCTTCAGGTCAGGGCGAACACACCATGCCTGTAATATGAGATGCTTTGACGTAAAGCCTGTCAGTCCTCTTGTGTTGCTGCCTATCACAGTGGAGTTGCATGAGAAGAACACTTCACCTGTGATTGGCAGGAAGTCAGGAGGGTTTGTTGTTATTCTTCCTggagagagggtgtgtgtgtgattcgGGGAAGACGGCGGCAAAAAAGCTAAGAGTTTGATGAGTTGTGTTACCAGAGCAGTAGACaggcttttgcttttgttattttggcgTTGGTTCGGCAGTTTTCTTAACCTGTGTTCTGTGTCAGAAATAAAGAACAGAGAAACGAGAGAACGCTTGGTAGCCTCGCCAGTGTGAGTCGCTACAATACTTAGATTATGCATGTTATGTGAAATACGTGTTAAGAGAGGCACtgactaaaactttttttttcctgtgggtTTCCACGAATGTAAACtgaattattgttgttttttcactttgcagCACTGAACTGATGCGAAGAGTGCGCCGTTTCCAGATAGCCCAGTACAACTGCTTGGTGATCAAATATGCCAAAGACACACGTTATTCTGATAAAGGCATGGCCACACACGACAAGTATGTCCCctgtcttcatttatttatttatttattcatttttagccaaattgctcacattcacacaaatacactgtcTGTTTTTGGGGGATGTCGTACACACACCTACATATGCAGTTTTCCTATAATGATACATAAAACACGAGGTGCACTGgctgttttttgaaacatgaaactgtttttgtttgcatataCCTATTGTAACCACAATGGGTGAAACAGAGATGGCAAACTGATGTGAAGCTGACGTAAATGTGCTGAGAGGATCTCTACAAGTAAAACAATTAAACTTTTAACTAAAAGAGTGTTCTTTATGTGGAAATTTATGAAATCAGGAGTTGCATGAGTTGCTTTTAACTTGGGCAGAAATACCGACTTTCTGATCCATGATACCTGAACAAAAGAGGACCTCTAGTGGTGAGATTTCTTGGTAACTGTAGATTTTCTtgtcagtaaatgttttgttggacCTGAATAAAAAGCGGGTAGTTCTTTGCAAACTGTTTGTTGTACacttatatataaatatatatatatatatatatatatatatatatatatatatatataatttaatttatttattttattcattattaatttttttccgtttttttcccccccttctGTCCTGTCCATCTTTTAGGAAACACGATGGAAGCTGTACCAGCCAATTGTCTTGCAGATGTGCGGCCTCTGGCATTACAAGCCTGCGTCATTGGAATTGATGAGGGACAGTTTTgtaagtgtgtatatatatatatatagtgtatacTCGCCTCTTCTTTACCCTTTACATACCCTTTACAAGCAAGCGGGACAAATTTCTCAATAAttcttcttttgtcttcttCTAGTTTCCAGACACGGTGGAGTTTTGTGAAGAGATGGCCAATTTAGGGAAAACAATCATTGTAGCCGCTTTGGATGGAACCTTCCAGAGAAAGGTGAGGATCAGTTTGTCTCAGTGTGACTCTGACAAACAGACACTGTGTGCTGCAGACAGATAGAGCACCTCTGTGTGTATAGACACAACAACATGTCTGAGACAAACACATGACTTGACAATCTGCACCATAGCAGGCCGCTCAGTGCGCTCATTATTCCTCACTATAGCGTGTCTCTTCTGTCCTGGTAATGTGATTATACCTCCACCAACTCATTGTTGCTGAATGCTTTTCTGCTGTCCTGTGCATTCTTGTAGCCATTTGGGAACATCTTGAACCTCGTCCCTCTAGCGGAGAGCGTGGTGAAGCTCCACGCCGTCTGCATGCAGTGTTACAAAGAAGCTGCCTACACAAAGAGGATCGGAGCCGAGAAGGAGGTGAGGAGGCCAACCAAAGAAAAGTCCCCAATAAGATCACCCTGAAgtgctgtaaaaacatgtttttggcttggacacattactgtatttttatatatacatatatatatatatataaatatattgtatGTATAACCAGATACAGTATGTGAAATATTTGAGCAGATATTCCTTTTACTAAAAatccaaatgttttaaaaaaaaaaaaaaaaagatgtggatATTGTATCACCATCACCCACTCTC
Proteins encoded in this window:
- the afmid gene encoding kynurenine formamidase isoform X2 is translated as MSADDVIKAHVKALKEGTERARGLAQMLPNVPYGDGDGEKLDVYIPSTNSLDVPLVIYLHGGYWQFLSKEESGFMAVPLVDKGVVVVAVGYDIAPKGNMDLMVSQVRRSIVSVVQQYSHISGLYLCGHSAGAHLAAMVLSTDWSQYSITPQIKGAFLVSGIYDLLPILSTYVNEPLKMTEEVAVRNSPSKLVPQLKVSSSNCHIIVAVAENDSPEFRKQSEDYYKTLEASGLDVTMEDVANTDHFSIIEQLVDGEYHLTKLLLKVMGKS
- the afmid gene encoding kynurenine formamidase isoform X1, which translates into the protein MMHWTKMKKDELERQYSPSRWSHRMSADDVIKAHVKALKEGTERARGLAQMLPNVPYGDGDGEKLDVYIPSTNSLDVPLVIYLHGGYWQFLSKEESGFMAVPLVDKGVVVVAVGYDIAPKGNMDLMVSQVRRSIVSVVQQYSHISGLYLCGHSAGAHLAAMVLSTDWSQYSITPQIKGAFLVSGIYDLLPILSTYVNEPLKMTEEVAVRNSPSKLVPQLKVSSSNCHIIVAVAENDSPEFRKQSEDYYKTLEASGLDVTMEDVANTDHFSIIEQLVDGEYHLTKLLLKVMGKS
- the tk1 gene encoding thymidine kinase, cytosolic — translated: MDCIDFPRVLPNSPRKTRGQIQVIFGPMFSGKSTELMRRVRRFQIAQYNCLVIKYAKDTRYSDKGMATHDKNTMEAVPANCLADVRPLALQACVIGIDEGQFCKCFPDTVEFCEEMANLGKTIIVAALDGTFQRKPFGNILNLVPLAESVVKLHAVCMQCYKEAAYTKRIGAEKEVEVIGGADKYQAVCRKCYGGLVMNKENSAPFRNETPQHLTGKVMDSAVPRKLFSSLHI